A part of Patagioenas fasciata isolate bPatFas1 chromosome 28, bPatFas1.hap1, whole genome shotgun sequence genomic DNA contains:
- the LOC139825728 gene encoding dynein axonemal heavy chain 9-like isoform X7 — protein MLIGQLSKGDRQKIMTICTIDVHARDVVAKMIAQKVDNAQAFIWLSQLRHRWSDEERHCFANICDAQFLYSYEYLGNTPRLVITPLTDRCYITLTQSLHLTRSGAPAGPAGTGKTETTKDLGRALGIMVYVFNCSEQMDYKSCGNIYKGLSQTGAWGCFDEFNRISVEVLSVVAVQVKSVQDAIREKKKSFHFLGEDINLVPSVGIFITMNPGYAGRTELPENLKALFRPCAMVVPDFELICEIMLVAEGFIEARVLARKFITLYQLCKELLSKQDHYDWGLRAIKSVLVVAGSLKRDDPERPEDQVLMRSLRDFNIPKIVTDDVPVFMGLIGDLFPALDVPRKRDLNFESFVRQAVLDLRLQAEDNFVLKVVQLEELLTVRHSVFVVGNAGTGKSQVMRSPNRTYQIMKRRPVWTDLNPKAVTNDELFGIINPATREWKDGLFSSVMRELANITHDGPKWMVLDGDIDPMWIESLNTVMDDNKVLTLASNERIPLNPTMRLVFEISHLRTATPATVSRAGILYINPSDLGWNPPVSSWIDRREIQSERANLTILFDKYLPICLDTLRTRFKKIIPIPEQSMVQMLCYLLECLLAEENTPPDCPKELYELYFVFAAVWAFGGSMFRDQLVDYRVEFSKWWVAEFKTIKFPSQGTVFDFYIDPETKKFEPWSKLIPQFEFDPEMPLQACLVPTTETVRVRYFMDRLLERRRPVMLVGNAGTGKSVLVGDKLCSLDTDAYVVKKVPFNYYTTSAMLQGTTGPSCR, from the exons atgctgatcgggcagctctccaagggcgacagacagaaaatcatgaccatttgcaccatcgacgtgcatgctcgggatgtggtggcaaagatgatagcacagaag gtggacaatgcccaggccttcatttggctgtcacagctccggcacagatggtcagatgaggaacggcactgctttgccaacatctgtgacgcccagttcctgtactcctatgaataccttggcaatacccctcggcttgtgatcactccgctgaccgacag atgttacatcaccctgacccagtcactgcacctgaccaggagcggagcacctgcaggccctgcgggcactggcaagacggagactacgaaagatttggggcgagccctgggcatcatggtgtacgtgtttaactgctccgagcagatggactacaag tcttgtgggaatatttacaaaggcctttcccagacgggagcctggggctgttttgatgaatttaacaggatctcagttgaggtcctttctgtggttgctgtacag gtgaagagcgtgcaggatgcaatacgggagaagaagaaatccttccattttcttggagaagacatcaacttagtaccatcagtaggcattttcatcaccatgaaccctggttacgcagggcgaacagagctacctgagaatttaaaagctctcttcag gccgtgtgcgatggttgtgccagactttgagctgatctgtgaaattatgttggtggctgagggattcatcgaggcccgggtgttagccaggaagttcattactctctaccaactctgcaaagagctcctgtccaagcag gatcactacgactggggcttgcgtgccattaagtcagtgctagttgttgctggctccctcaagcgagatgacccagagcgacccgaagaccaggttctgatgcgctctcttcgtgacttcaacatccccaagattgtgacggatgatgtgccggtgtttatggggctgattggggatctattccctgcactggatgtgcctcggaagcgtgacctgaattttgagtcgtttgtgaggcaggctgtgctggacctccggctgcaggctgaggacaactttgtgctcaaa gtggtgcagctggaggagttgctgacggtccggcactctgtcttcgtggtgggtaacgcgggcacgggcaagtctcaggtgatgagatccccgaacaggacttaccagataatgaagcgacgtcctgtctggacagacctcaaccccaaggcagtcaccaatgatgagctctttggcatcattaacccagcaacaagagaatggaaagacg gcctgttttcatcagtcatgcgagagctggccaacatcacgcatgacggtcccaagtggatggtactagatggagatattgatccaatgtggattgagtctctgaatactgtgatggatgataataag gtgctgaccctggcgagcaatgagagaatccctctgaacccaacgatgcggttggtgtttgagatcagccacctgcgcacagccaccccagcaaccgtgtcccgagcgg ggatcctgtacatcaacccgtcggatctgggctggaatcctccagtgagcagctggatcgacaggcgagagatccagtccgaaagagccaacctgaccattttgtttgataagtacctgcccatttgcctggacaccctcagaacaag atttaagaagattattcccattcctgaacagagtatggttcagatgttgtgctacctccttgaatgtctcctggcagaggagaacacacctcctgactgtcccaaggagctttatgaactttactttgtctttgctgccgtctgggcctttggtggatcaatgtttcgagatcag cttgtggactacagagtggagttcagcaagtggtgggtggcagaattcaagactatcaagtttccctctcagggcacagtctttgacttctacattgatccagaaacgaagaagtttgaaccttggtctaaacttattcctcagtttgaatttgatccagaaatgcccttacag gcttgcctggtgcccaccaccgagacggtccgtgtgcggtacttcatggacaggctcctggagcgccggcgccccgtgatgctggtgggcaacgccggcacggggaagtctgtgctggtgggggacaagctctgctcactggatacagacgcctatgtggtgaagaaggtcccgtttaactactacaccacctctgccatgctgcaag